Genomic DNA from Cryomorphaceae bacterium:
ATCCCCTTTTTCATCTTTTCAGCCAGACTTTAGTCTGAGCCTGGGGGCAAAACAAAAACGCACAGGCATAGCCTGGGGCGTTATGTTGTTTGGGTACCAAGCCCCCAATGTTGGGATCACGTAGTAATCCCCTTTTTCATCTTTTCAGCCAGACTTTAGTCTGAGCTTCGGGCAAAACAAAAACGCACAGGCATAGCCTGGGGCGTTTGGGTTGATTGGGTACAAAGGCCCCCGCCCGGGATCACGCAGTAATCCCCTTTTTCATCTTTTCAGCCAGACTTTAGTCTGAGCCTGGGGGCAAAACAAAAACGCACAGGCATAGCCTGGGGCGTTATGTTGTTTGGGTACCAAGCCCCCAATGTTGGGATCACGTAGTAATCCCCTTTTTCATCTTTTCATCCAGACTTTAGTCTGAGCCTGGGGGCAAAACAAAAACGCACAGGCGAAGCCCGGGGCGTTGGGTTGTTTGGGTACAAGGCCCAATCTTGGGAAACGAAGTAATCCCCTTTTACAACAAAAGGGCCTCTCCCAACGGCAAGTGGCCGAACATATAGGTGCTTCTTTCACGCAGATCAGGCGATGGGAGGCCGTGGTTGGGGCTTTTAAAAGGTGAGGGTAATTGGCTGGCTATTGTGCCCGGACCGCAGAGGAGTGGAGTTCATTTCATTGATAGTCAATCCCAAGCGAAAGGATTGACTGCGTCGAATTTCATTTCGCGCGGTAGCGGGGGCTTTGTCCTCATTTTGTGTGCTTGTTATAGTGTTCACTGCTTTTTCGCACTTGAAGATAAGACTCTTTGCCTTTGCACACTTTTTTGGGACAGTATCCTGAAGGCTGTGGGTACTGGCTTTTTTGTGAGCAAAACCTCACAAAAAAAGCTCTCGGACAGAGAGCTTTCTTATTTCGGTTTCAATCGGTGACTAGCGCACGTCAATCTCGTAAGGCATCAGCATTTGCACGCCCTCGAGCTTTTGAATTTTGCGCGCCTGGTTGAATCGTTTGGCCATACGTGCGTCGTTACCGAGGATTACTCCGGCGGCCCACACTTCGGCCTGTCCGGTGAGTTCCTTTATAAATTCTTCAAAGGGATCCTTTAATTCAGGATATCCTTTTACGTCGAAGTCTTCGCCGAGTCCTGCGCGCTCTGCAGCATCGGCAATGGCAGCGTCAAGTCCGCCGAGCTCGTCCACCAGGCCCATTTTCAGGGCGTCTGTTCCGGTCCACACGCGCCCGCGGGCTACTTCTTCCACTTTGATGGGCGACATTTTCCGGCCGTCGGCTACCTTGTCCTTAAAGTCGTCATAGATTTTTACCACCGATTCTTCAATGATGGCCATTTCCTCGGGGTCCAACGCACGCGAAATAGTCATCATGTCAGCGAAGCGGTTGGTTTTTACTCCGTCAAAGGTGATGCCCAGTTTATTGTTAAAGAACTTCTCCATATTGGGTAGCATCCCGAATACACCAATGGAGCCCGTGATGGTATTGGGCATGGCGTAGATTTTATCAGCTGCGCAACTAATATAATACCCGCCTGATGCGGCTACATCTCCCATTGAAACAACAAAGGGTTTTTCGGCCTTAGCCAGTACGGTTTCGCGCCAGATTACATCAGACGCCAACGCGCTTCCTCCGGGCGAATTTACGCGGAGTACAATGGCTTTTACGGTGGTATCCAGACGTGCCTGCCGGATGGCTTTGGAAATGCGCTCTGAGCCAATGGTTTCGCGGTCACCGTCGCCACCTTCAATGGCCCCTGAAGCATAGACAATGGCAACCTTATCTTTTTTGCCTTCGAGCAGCGAACGCTTGATTTTTTCGGCTTTCTGCGGGTCTGGTGCGCGGAAGTAACGACGCAGGGTGAGAAATTCGATGTCGCCTTTCTTTTCAATTTCAAGCTTTTCACGGATAAGCGCTAGCAGTTCATCCTTGTACATGGTTCGGTCGGCCATACCATATTTAACGGCATCAGATGCCTCCCGAATCAGCATGCCATCGGCTATGGTATTGAGTTCGTCTGACGACAATCCACGCGAAGCAGCGATGCTTCCCCGAATGTGATCCCAGGCTGAATCAATCAGCTCCTGAATTTGCTCCCTGTTTGAATCGCTCATCTTGTCGAGGAAAAACGGCTCAACTGCACTTTTGTACTTGTTGTCAGGTCCACGAATGATTTGTGGCTCGATATCGAGTTTTTCGAGCATTCCTTTCATGAACATAATTTCACTTTGGAGTCCTCTGAAATCGAGCATCCCCTCAGGGTAGATGTAGATTTCGTCTGAGACAGATGCCAGGTAATAAGACATCAGTGAGTAGGTTTCGGAGTAACTCACAATCCATTTTCCGCTTTCGCGAAAATCGATCAAAGCCTGACGGATTTCATCCAAACTCGACATGCCTATGGATACAGAGCTGAAGTCAAGGAAAATACCCGATACTTTGTCGTCTTTGGATGCTTTTTCGAGATTTCGCAGCACTTGATTGAGCCCCATTCTTCCGCGGGTTTCAAAACCCGGAAAGCTAAAGTCAAAATCCTGATCCCTGCCGCGATCAACGATGTTTTGATCCATGGTGATGTGCAGTACGGTTTTGTCTTTGACGTCTACAGTTCGTGAACTTTTTGTGTCAAATGAACTTGCAATGACTCCTGCAAGAACCGCTATAAAAATGAAAATGAGAACAACGCCCGAGATGACGAAACCGAGCATTGAGGCAAACATAAATTTGAAAAACTGCTTCATGATGTTATGATTAGATTTCTTATTGTTTTTCGACGAAGGGATTAGTTGTTCAAATTTAGGTGTGATGTTCAATCCTGCCACCGCAATTTACACCAAAGGACACAAGCGGGGTTAAATGGCGACCACCGAGAATGGTTAATTTTGCGCCTTCTATGCAGTATCTGCTTTCTCTGGGCTCTAATATAGGCGATCGGTTGAAAAATCTATCGGACGCTGTATATCTTATCGGGTGCCGTTGCGGGCGCGTTTTGAATGCGTCTGCAATTTATCAAACGCCACCGTGGGGTTTTACTGCCGATCAGCCGTTTTACAACCAGGTCTTGTTGCTGGATTCTGAGTTAGAACCCCATTCGCTGCTTGCACAGTTGCTGGCCATTGAGATTGAGTTGGGCAGAACGAGGGTAGAGGGGGCGGTGGGTTATACCTCCCGAACCATAGATTTAGATATGTTGATGGCGGGCGACACGGTGATTCATACCGAGGGGCTCGAATTACCCCATCCCCGTTTTCATGAACGCGCGTTTGTGCTGATTCCTGCCTGCGAAATTGCCTCCGAATGGTGCCATCCCATAACTGGTGCAACCATTGGAGAACTGGCCGGTATGCACAAAATGCCTGTTGATATGATACGCCTGCCATGAGAAGATACGTGGCCATTGAAGGGAATATTGGGGCGGGTAAAACTACTCTTGCCCGCAAGCTGGCTGAGCAGTGGGATGCTGATTTGCTGCTCGAGGAATTTGAAGACAACCCGTTTTTGCCACAGTTCTACGACAACCCTGAGCGTCATGCTTTCGCGGTAGAACTGTACTTTCTTGCTGACCGTTACCATCAATTGCGCCAGAGGCTGAGCAACCCGAGTCTTTTTCATCAAGTCACCGTTTCGGATTATTTCATGGGGAAATCGTTGATTTTTTCGGCTACCAACCTGCGCGATGATGAGTACGATCTTTTCGCGCGACTGTTCCATATTATGTTCGAAACGCTGCCTAAACCCGACCTTTTAGTGTATTTGTATCTGGATGTTGAGCGTTCACTTGAGCAAATAAGGAAGAGAGGAAGGCCCTACGAGCAGCAAATTTCGGCTGATTATCTGCAGCGAGTGCAGGAAAGATACCTGCAGTTTATCCGTCAGCAGCCCGGACTTACCTCATTGGTGATTGATATGAAAGATGCAGATTTTGTGGATGATAAATCTGTTTATGCGTCGCTTTTGAACCTGATCAACCAAAGGTATGAACAAGGATTTCATACAGCAATTCTTAAAGGTTCTTAACGACGTGAGAAAACTCTGGTAGCTGCTTTTCAGAATTGAAAAACAATACCTATACTTGCACCTGTCTAACAATACACAAATCAAAACAACTACGAATGAAACTGCGACACTACAAAGGCCTGTTTACGGTAGCTGCGGCATCTCTGCTTCTTACTGCATGCGGTGGTCTGGGTAAAATGGCTAGATATGCCAATGACATTACCTACAATGTAGATCCTGAGCCTCTTATTGTGCGAGGTGACAGCGTTGAGCTGAACATATCCGGTAAGTTTCCCGGTAAGTACTTCCACAAGAAAGCGATGATGGAGATGACCCCGACCCTAACTTATGCTGCGGGCCAGACCGAATATAAAATGGTGATGTACCAGGGCGAGAACGCACCCGGTAACGGTATCGTGGTTCCTCACGAAAGTGGTAAGAATTACACCTACTCGGACAAAGTAGCTTACACTCCCGATATGGAGGTGTCAGAGGTGATGGTTAATTTCAAAGGAATCATGGGGAACAAATCAAGAGATTTTGACCCTGTAAAGATTGCTGACGGTGTTCGTACCACTCCTTTTCTGATGCTTTCGGATGATAAAGTTCTTCTTGGAAAGGATAAGTTTCAACGCGTTACTCAACACGACTTGTACGCGCAAATCAACTACCTGGTGAATTCTTCGCATGTGCGTGGCTCAGAACTGCGCGAGGATGATGTGAAGGCGATGATGGCGCTGATCAAGGACATCTCTGATGATCCAATGAAAGCGGCAACGGCCCTGAACATTGATGCCTATGCGTCTCCCGAAGGAGAAATTTCTTTCAACGAGAACCTCGCTGACGACCGGGCTAAATCGGCCAGCAAGGTAGTGGAGCAGGAAATGAAGCGCCGCAAGCTGAAAGCAGAGGGCAGTTTCTTCAATCTCCGCGGTAAGGGTGAAGACTGGAAAGGTTTCCAGAAAGCTATGGAAGCGAGTAACATTCCGGATAAGGATTTGATTCTTCGTATTTTGAATATGTACGATGACGTTACCAAGCGCGAAAAGGAAATTCGCAACCTTGCGGCTACTTACAAAGTGATTGCTGATAAAATCCTCCCCGATTTACGTCGTTCGCAAATGACGATGGTGTACGAAATCACCGGAAAAACCGATGAGGAGATTCTCAACCTGGCGCGCACAGCTCCGGCCGAACTTAATGTTGAGGAGATGCTTTATGCGGCCACATTGACCAGTGATATCAATGAACAGCTTCAATTCTACCAGGCATGTGCACAGCATCATACCAATGATTATCGAGGAGCCAACAATGTAGGTTACATCTACATGCTTCAGAACAAAATGAACGAAGCCGAGGCTCAGTTTATCAAGTCTAATGAGATTCAGCAAAACCCATTTGCCACTAACAACCTGGGAGTGATTGCCCGTTTGAAAGGCGACCGCAAGAAAGCGATGGAGCACTTTCAAAACGCAACAGCTGCGGGTCCTGAGGTGTCGTACAACATGGGGCTGATCAATATTCAGAATGGTGACTACCAAAGTGCCATTGGAAACATGGGAAGCGAGAATACTTTCAATTCTGCACTTGCCAAGATGTTGAATGGAAATGCTCAGGGAGCGAAAACAACCCTTGAGGCCGCACCAGAGAAAGACAGCGCCATGGGTCAGTACCTGATGGCCATCATCGGTGCTCGCCTGGCTGATGGCAACCTCGTGAAAAGCAGCCTGCAGTCTGCTTATTCGCAAGATGGTTCATTGCGCGACAAAGCTGCAAAAGATCTCGAGTTCAGAGATTACCGCGACGCCACCAAGTAAGCCTGCTTACCTGATACAAATTGTAATCCCCGGTCATTGTGGCCGGGGATTTTTTTTGTGGCTACTCTGGCTGGGCGGCCACGACTTGGAGCTTGTTCTGCACCTGGACCCAATGTTGATGTATTTTGTTTGTGTGGCTATACTATGAGGTGTGCATTACCTCAGGTTGATTTGCGATATCATTCATCAGCAATTTTGCTTTTGAACTACAATTCGCTTGTACCAGCTGCCCGGGTTTTGCTCCGTCTTTGTGAGAATTTGCAATGGCATTTGCGCATTCAAGGCGGGCCGCATTTAACCGGCAATGAGGTTGTGTGCTGTGAGATTTTGCTTCACTTGAGGAATGAGCAAGGAATTCGCATAAGGAGAATGTCAACTCACACGGAAAAATGTGATGGGTTGACCTCAAAAAAAAGGAGGGTCAACAACGACCCTCCGAAATGAATTTCTCAAAAGTAAACCTCCTTTCTCTAGAAGATAACCTTTCCGCCACGCTTACGAGTAACGCGTATTTTGCCACGATGCTTTTGACGCACTGGAGTGAATTTGTGCGTAAGGGTTACCATCACAAAGAAGTAACTGTCGTTGTTGTCTGGGTTTCCGCGCTGCATTCCGGTGCCGGTAGAGTTGAGATTTACTGGGCCGTCAGACCCTGCAACATTCACTGGAACACTTGGGTTGGCAAAATAGGCAGCCATCGGGCCATCCTGAGCCTGAATAGCCGCATTGTCGTAATAGATGGTACTTGTATCATCCATGTAATCCGTCATGGTTATTCGGTGGGATATTTCAATACCCAAACTCAGTTGGTTGGTCAGATAAGTACGGTATCCAAAGCCCATTGGGAATACCGGTGTGAAAAGGGAATAAGGATCAGGGCCATTTTCAAAATTCTGCCCTTCTGTTCCCAGAGGTCTAAGATTTACCCACTCTCCATTGTAGTTTGCTTTAGGATTGAAGTGGGCAATCCCCACCCCCACAAATCCGTAGAACACACCTCCACGAGGTCGGGTTTTCACCCCCAGTAATTTGTAACGCGAA
This window encodes:
- the sppA gene encoding signal peptide peptidase SppA — encoded protein: MKQFFKFMFASMLGFVISGVVLIFIFIAVLAGVIASSFDTKSSRTVDVKDKTVLHITMDQNIVDRGRDQDFDFSFPGFETRGRMGLNQVLRNLEKASKDDKVSGIFLDFSSVSIGMSSLDEIRQALIDFRESGKWIVSYSETYSLMSYYLASVSDEIYIYPEGMLDFRGLQSEIMFMKGMLEKLDIEPQIIRGPDNKYKSAVEPFFLDKMSDSNREQIQELIDSAWDHIRGSIAASRGLSSDELNTIADGMLIREASDAVKYGMADRTMYKDELLALIREKLEIEKKGDIEFLTLRRYFRAPDPQKAEKIKRSLLEGKKDKVAIVYASGAIEGGDGDRETIGSERISKAIRQARLDTTVKAIVLRVNSPGGSALASDVIWRETVLAKAEKPFVVSMGDVAASGGYYISCAADKIYAMPNTITGSIGVFGMLPNMEKFFNNKLGITFDGVKTNRFADMMTISRALDPEEMAIIEESVVKIYDDFKDKVADGRKMSPIKVEEVARGRVWTGTDALKMGLVDELGGLDAAIADAAERAGLGEDFDVKGYPELKDPFEEFIKELTGQAEVWAAGVILGNDARMAKRFNQARKIQKLEGVQMLMPYEIDVR
- the folK gene encoding 2-amino-4-hydroxy-6-hydroxymethyldihydropteridine diphosphokinase, which encodes MVNFAPSMQYLLSLGSNIGDRLKNLSDAVYLIGCRCGRVLNASAIYQTPPWGFTADQPFYNQVLLLDSELEPHSLLAQLLAIEIELGRTRVEGAVGYTSRTIDLDMLMAGDTVIHTEGLELPHPRFHERAFVLIPACEIASEWCHPITGATIGELAGMHKMPVDMIRLP
- a CDS encoding deoxynucleoside kinase; this translates as MRRYVAIEGNIGAGKTTLARKLAEQWDADLLLEEFEDNPFLPQFYDNPERHAFAVELYFLADRYHQLRQRLSNPSLFHQVTVSDYFMGKSLIFSATNLRDDEYDLFARLFHIMFETLPKPDLLVYLYLDVERSLEQIRKRGRPYEQQISADYLQRVQERYLQFIRQQPGLTSLVIDMKDADFVDDKSVYASLLNLINQRYEQGFHTAILKGS